The following nucleotide sequence is from Acidimicrobiales bacterium.
ATCGTCACGGCGATCGGCGCGCCGACCTTCGTACTCGACGACGTCGTTGCGTTCGACGATCCACGGCTCGCGAAGTGCCGGTAGGCCGACGTTGGGATCGCTGCCGGGACCGCTCGTGTCGTAGAGGTGAAGGCAGGCGGGTGCGGGAGTACCGTCTGCGGAAGCCAGCTGGACCTCCGTGAATGGCACCCGGATGTCGTCGCTGGGGCCAGCGACATACGTCTTCGAACGGCTCGTGTTCGTCATTTGGCTTCCTCCGCCGGCATGATCCGGATCAGGTTCAACGGTCGGCGCGATTGCGCCCTCTCAGCCCGCGGTGGGCTCCCGTGCTCGCTTCAGTATCGCGCCTGGGAGAGGTGGCGGTCGGATGACAAACTGCATGGCACGGCAACAACTCGTCCGTGATCTCAGACCCGGCTACGGCCACGCCATCATCGCTCGATGCGGGTGATGAGTGCCACGTTCCGAAGTTCAGTATCAGCTCATTCACGACGTGCCGAGTGAATGCCCGGGCGGAGCGCTCGGCCGCCAACCCTTTCGCAGCGGCGACCAGATCGTGTCCGTAGCTTGGGTGAGTCGGCCCGAACACAGTGCAAATCATGGTTGTTTCGCCCACATGCGTTGACCGGTTTCGGATCGCGAGACACCAACGACTAACTGAGAAGTGATCCCCGGCTCAGTGGCGCGGTCGCTGAGGTAGCCATGCCCAGCACCGCAATTCCGGACATAAGGTCAAATAAGGTCATGCCCATCACTCGTGACCATCGGCACTCTCGGAAAAACTGCCTTCTGACCTGGGACTTTGCAGTGGAGGTGAGCGGACTCGAACCGCCGACTTCCACGTTGCGAACGTGGCGCTCTACCAGCTGAGCTACACCCCCAGAGGGCGCCCCACCTGCAATGGGCTGCCGATCCGGCCTCATCAGGTTACTCGACCCCTGCCACCGGCTCACCCGTCACGGCCGCACGTTCGCCGACGCCGGGCGATGCGATGATGACTCGCTCTACGAGGGAGGCTGCGGTGCGATTTGTCATCTACGGCGCGGGCGCGATCGGCGGGGCGCTCGGCGTCCCCCTTGCGATCGCCGGCCACGAGGTGAACCTCATCGCCCGTGGCACCCAGCTGGAGGCGATCCGCGCGGGCGGCCTCACTCTCGAGACGCCCGACGGGAGGACGACGCTCCCCCTTCCGGTGGTCGAGCATCCCGCCGAGCTCCGCTTCGCCCCGGGCGATGTCGTGCTGCTCGCGATGAAGAGCCAGGACACCGAGGCCGCGGTTCGCGAGCTCGCCGGCGTCGCCCCCGACGCAGTGCGCGTCGTCTGCATGCAGAACGGAGTGGAGAACGAGCGCACCGCCCTCCGCCGCTTCGCGCACGTCTACGGAGCAATGGTCATCAGCCCAGCGACCTTCCTCTCGCCCGGCCTCGTGAGCGTGACCTCCGGGCCCTCCCTCGGCCTCTGCGAGGTCGGCCGCTACCCGGCCGGGAGCGACGAATTCGCCGGCGAGCTCGCTGAAGCGCTCTCGGCGGCGCAGTGGGCCTCGCGGGCGCTTCCCGACATCCTGCGCTGGAAGTACGCCAAGCTCCTCGACAACCTCTCCAACGCAGCGCAGGTCGTCGTCGGGCTCGGGGCACGCGGCGGAGAGGTCGCCACGCTCGGGCGTGCCGAGGGGGTCGAGGTCCTCGAGGGGGCGGGGGTCGACGTCCTCCCGCGTGAGGAGATGGAGGCCCGCCGCGCCGAGACGACGAACAGCCGCCCGATCGCCGGCAAGGAGCGTCAGGGCGCCTCCACCTGGCAGAGCGTGCAACGCGGCACCGGGAGCGTCGAGTCGGACTACCTGAACGGTGAGATCGTGCGCCTCGCGCGCGAGACGGGTCGAGGCGCTCCGGTGAACGCCCTCCTGCAGCGCCTCTCCAACGAGATCGCCTGGTCGGGCGGGGAGCGCGGCCCGATGAGCGAGGCGGAGTTCCTGGCCCTGCTCGAGTAACGGCTAGTTCGGCGCCTCGACGATCCGGAAGGCCGGGCGCAGCGCGATCGGAGCCGGCATCGCATGTCCCCCGGCGGTGGCGTAGACGCGCTGCGGAGCCAGCTGCGCCACCTCGTCGGGGAGCGGGGCGATCGGGTAGACGTTGCGCATCGCCTGGCGCTCCCGCTCGGCCATCTCGAGGTGCGTGAAGTAGGCGAGTGACCCGATGTAGGCGGCGATCAGCAGCACGTCGACGATCGCGAGGTCCCACAGGGTGCGCAGCGCGGGGATCGCGCCGAAGACGAGAGCGAAACCGCCGAAGCCGAGGAGCCAGGTGAAGACGCGGCGCCGCCGCTGCGCCCGAAGGCGCGCCCGCTGGCGGTGGAGCCGGCGCTCCTCCTCGGCGCTGAGCGCCTGCTGCTGCAGCGGGGCCACGGCGCGCTCCACGCCGGCGCGAGCACGGCCGAACATCCCCGTGAGGCGGCGGAACTGCGTGACCGAAGTCGCGAGTTGGTGCTCGGAGAGTTTGCGGAGCACGAAGGGAGCGAGTGCCACGATCCAGATCACCACGAGGACGAGAACGATCACGTCGTCAAGATCCCCTTTCGCGCCCGACGGGAGAGGACGATCGTCTCGACGGTAGTGGCTCAGTGCTCGCGGGGGGTGGATCCCCCTGCGGAGAACCGGTGGATTTCCCTGAGGAAATCAGCAAGATGCAGCGCGCGCGGTGCGCGGCGCGACGGCCTCAGATCAGGCTGTCGACGGCGAGGTCGTCAGCGCGGCGCCAGGCTCCGGAGCGTCCGCCCGTCTTCTCGAGCAGGCGCAGCTCGCCGATCGTCATCGTGCGGTCGACGGACTTGCACATGTCGTAGACGGTGAGGGCGGCGACGGCGCAGGAGGTGAGCGCCTCCATCTCGACCCCAGTGCGGTCGAAGGTCTCGACCTGGGTCTCGACCTCGACGAAGTCGTCGCCGATCGTGAAGTTCACGTAGACGCTGCCGACGAGGAGCGGGTGGCAGAGGGGGATGAGGTCCGAGGTCCGCTTCGCCGCCTGGATCCCGGCGATGCGGGCCGCGCCGAGGACGTCGCCCTTGGACATCGCGTTGCTCGCCACGGTCGCCGTGGTCTCGGGGAGCATCGTCACCTTGCAACGGGCGCGTGCCCGGCGGTGGGTGACCTCGCTCGGGGCGCCGTCGGTGACGCGCGTGCCGCCGAGTGGGTCGAGGTGGATGAGGTTGCGCTCTGACACCATCGCCAGTCTATGCGGCGGGGCGGCCGCCGCCCCGGAAGGCGATCGGCGGGCGGGCGATATAGTTGGCACTCGCCAAGCCCGAGTGCCAACGGGAGCCCCCTTTGCCGACTTACGAATACAGCTGCCGGGACTGCGGCGAGCACCTCGAAGTGGTCCAGAGCTTCAAGGACGACGCCCTCACCACC
It contains:
- a CDS encoding 2-dehydropantoate 2-reductase, with amino-acid sequence MRFVIYGAGAIGGALGVPLAIAGHEVNLIARGTQLEAIRAGGLTLETPDGRTTLPLPVVEHPAELRFAPGDVVLLAMKSQDTEAAVRELAGVAPDAVRVVCMQNGVENERTALRRFAHVYGAMVISPATFLSPGLVSVTSGPSLGLCEVGRYPAGSDEFAGELAEALSAAQWASRALPDILRWKYAKLLDNLSNAAQVVVGLGARGGEVATLGRAEGVEVLEGAGVDVLPREEMEARRAETTNSRPIAGKERQGASTWQSVQRGTGSVESDYLNGEIVRLARETGRGAPVNALLQRLSNEIAWSGGERGPMSEAEFLALLE
- the moaC gene encoding cyclic pyranopterin monophosphate synthase MoaC; this translates as MSERNLIHLDPLGGTRVTDGAPSEVTHRRARARCKVTMLPETTATVASNAMSKGDVLGAARIAGIQAAKRTSDLIPLCHPLLVGSVYVNFTIGDDFVEVETQVETFDRTGVEMEALTSCAVAALTVYDMCKSVDRTMTIGELRLLEKTGGRSGAWRRADDLAVDSLI